One Mercurialis annua linkage group LG3, ddMerAnnu1.2, whole genome shotgun sequence DNA window includes the following coding sequences:
- the LOC126671588 gene encoding palmitoyl-acyl carrier protein thioesterase, chloroplastic-like gives MAANINLRADMALTMSGFSLIAPKKSRFCLKASAGNSQELETFNGKKVNGIGINVTESSNSYVDTEPLHKWLFGRFLEERLVFSQTFIIRSYEIGPDKTATMETLMNLLQETALNHVTSSGLAGSGFGATREMSLRKLIWVVTRIHIQVQRYSCWGDVVEIETWVDAAGKNGMRRDWIIRDYKTKEIITKATSTWVIMNRETRKLSKIPEQVRQELVPFYTSRIAITKENNDVEKIDKLTDETAERIRSGLAPRWSDMDANQHVNNVKYIGWILESVPTNVLEDYNMRSMTLEYRRECRQSNLLESLTRTTEDSDNNRKTDLKYTHLLRMQADKAEIVRARTEWQSKHKPRHT, from the exons atGGCTGCAAATATTAATCTTAGAGCTGACATGGCTTTGACCATGTCAGGATTCAGTTTGATTGCaccaaaaaaatcaagattttgcCTGAAAGCAAGTGCTGGCAATTCTCAGGAATTGGAAACATTCAATGGGAAAAAAGTGAACGGGATTGGGATTAATGTTACAGAGAGTAGTAATTCATATGTAGATACTGAACCACTTCATAAATGGTTATTTGGAAGATTTCTTGAAGAAAGATTGGTCTTTAGTCAGACATTTATTATTCGGTCTTATGAGATCGGACCTGACAAAACTGCAACTATGGAAACATTGATGAATCTCCTTCAG GAAACTGCGCTCAACCATGTCACGAGCTCCGGTCTGGCCGGAAGTGGGTTTGGTGCTACCAGAGAGATGAGCCTGAGGAAATTAATTTGGGTAGTCACTCGTATTCATATTCAAGTTCAAAGATACAGCTGTTG GGGAGATGTTGTTGAGATTGAAACTTGGGTTGATGCAGCAGGGAAGAACGGAATGCGTAGAGATTGGATAATTAGAGATTATAAAACTAAAGAAATCATAACAAAAGCAACAAG CACATGGGTGATAATGAACAGAGAAACAAGAAAACTGTCAAAAATCCCAGAGCAAGTCAGGCAGGAATTGGTACCATTTTATACGAGTAGGATTGCAATTACTAAAGAGAACAATGATGTTGAGAAAATTGATAAACTTACCGATGAAACTGCAGAGAGAATCCGATCTGGCCTTGCG CCCAGATGGAGTGACATGGATGCCAATCAACATGTAAATAATGTCAAATACATTGGATGGATTTTGGAG AGTGTACCGACAAATGTGCTGGAAGATTACAACATGAGAAGCATGACCCTGGAGTACAGAAGAGAGTGTAGACAATCAAATTTGCTAGAGTCATTAACAAGAACAACAGAAGATTCAGATAATAACCGCAAAACTGATTTAAAGTATACGCACTTGCTTCGGATGCAAGCCGATAAGGCGGAGATTGTCCGAGCAAGAACAGAATGGCAATCCAAACATAAACCCCGACATACTTGA
- the LOC126674881 gene encoding HVA22-like protein e codes for MSRFWTFLTHVHGISGPVLMLLYPLYASVMAIESPSKLDDEQWLAYWILYSFLTLTEMVLQSILEWIPIWYTVKLVLVGWLVLPQFRGAAFIYERFVRANLKKYSGGVSDHHHHDSHQTSQSVKGKNKFVQFITPKKGEHEVY; via the exons ATGAGTCGATTTTGGACTTTTCTCACTCATGTTCATGGAATTTCTGG GCCTGTCTTGATGTTGCTGTACCCCTT ATATGCATCTGTGATGGCCATAGAGAGCCCTTCTAAACTGGATGATGAACAGTGGCTTGCATACTGGATTCTGTATTCGTTTCTAACTCTTACAGAGATGGTCCTCCAGTCCATTTTAGAATG GATTCCAATATGGTATACAGTGAAGTTAGTGTTGGTGGGATGGCTAGTTTTGCCACAGTTCAGGGGAGCAGCTTTCAtatatgaaagatttgtgaGGGCCAACTTGAAGAAATATAGTGGTGGAGTAAGcgatcatcatcatcatgatTCTCATCAAACTTCGCAGAGTGTCAAGGGCAAGAACAAGTTTGTTCAGTTCATAACCCCTAAAAAA GGAGAGCATGAAGTTTACTAA
- the LOC130015299 gene encoding uncharacterized protein LOC130015299: protein MKKIDKIDKKLRPYLNDVGYSKWTRAHCGNNRHATMTTNIVESLNSKIQAAKDLPITTLLEYLRSLVSNSTDYLKSVLDQTTTFIVDLKDRTCTCRRFQLDGIPCPHAMAILREINQEPYKFCSSYYKKETLLKTYEETVYPIEDQKMWTIPEEVAEMIVAILIGRTKSGRPKKSRYKSKSEISNHNKCSRCKLYGHNRKTCRSMPKAN, encoded by the exons ATGAAGAAGATAGACAAAATAGATAAGAAATTGAGGCCTTATCTAAACGATGTTGGTTACAGCAAATGGACAAGAGCTCATTGCGGTAATAACAGGCACGCAACCATGACGACCAATATTGTTGAATCTCTCAATTCAAAAATACAAGCTGCCAAGGATCTTCCAATAACAACATTGCTAGAGTACCTACGGTCATTG GTTTCAAATTCAACAGATTACTTAAAATCAGTGCTTGATCAAACAACAACTTTCATTGTCGACCTCAAAGATAGAACGTGCACGTGTAGAAGATTCCAGTTGGATGGAATACCATGCCCTCATGCAATGGCAATACTAAGGGAAATAAACCAAGAACCTTATAAGTTTTGTTCGAGTTATTATAAGAAAGAAACATTATTGAAGACTTATGAGGAAACAGTATATCCAATAGAAGATCAAAAAATGTGGACTATACCAGAAGAAGTGGCAGAAATGATTGTAGCAATACTAATTGGAAGAACAAAATCTGGAAGGCCTAAGAAGAGTAGGTATAAATCTAAAAGTGAGATTTCAAATCATAACAAATGCAGCAGATGTAAACTGTATGGTCACAATAGGAAGACATGCAGAAGTATGCCAAAGGCAAATTAG